A stretch of the Cucurbita pepo subsp. pepo cultivar mu-cu-16 chromosome LG16, ASM280686v2, whole genome shotgun sequence genome encodes the following:
- the LOC111776869 gene encoding uncharacterized protein At3g17950-like, translating to MAQQGEGWPLGLQPLNVRVGVPGNRDCLGSVSFNTLMTASPVSFTDSSTDLDTESTGSFFHDNTITLGSLIGVSNILELSRRSIRGRRTESTNGKRSNARSRTWLFFLCSRESTDVDSIDNSPSLGHFLAEERRAAVENRRNQGLELELELAESAPEPNSLFINGCVAPPQCSLDSDAESGRNGGTEPANDSRVALLCACICGH from the exons ATGGCTCAACAG GGGGAGGGGTGGCCTCTTGGTCTACAGCCTTTGAATGTAAGAGTTGGCGTACCTGGAAATCGAGACTGTTTGGGATCAGTGTCTTTCAACACTTTGATGACGGCTTCTCCTGTTTCATTCACTGATTCTTCAACCGATTTGGACACTGAG TCAACAGGATCTTTCTTCCATGACAACACCATCACACTTGGGAGTCTCATAGGAGTTTCAAACATTTTGGAGCTCTCAAGAAGATCAATCAGGggaagaagaacagagagcACAAATGGCAAGAGGAGCAATGCCAGATCTAGAACatggcttttctttttgtgttcaAGGGAGAGTACCGACGTCGATAGCATCGACAACAGCCCGTCGTTAGGCCACTTCCTGGCAGAAGAACGACGAGCAGCTGTCGAAAATAGGAGAAATCAAGGTCTTgaattagaattagaattagCTGAGTCTGCTCCAGAACCAAACTCCCTATTCATCAATGGCTGTGTGGCGCCTCCTCAATGTAGCCTTGATTCAGATGCTGAAAGTGGGAGAAATGGAGGAACTGAGCCTGCAAATGACAGTAGAGTTGCACTGCTTTGTGCTTGCATTTGTGGACACTGA